The sequence TGGGCATGGGCGATGTCAGCGCTGCCACCGTGCCCAAGCTGGTGCTGCTGGCGCCGCCGCGGGAGGGGGGTGCCATCGCCACCCGCAGCTTCCTTCCCGTCCGGGTCCACACCTCCATCGGCGTGCTGGGAGCACTCACCGTGGCGGCCGGAGTACTGGCCGAAGGATCGGTGGGCCACGGCCTGGGCGTCCTTCCTTCACCGGGAGAACCCTTCCGGGTGGAACACCCCAGCGGGCACTTCGACGTCGAGGTGTCCATCGAGGCCACCCCGGACGGCTACACCGTGACCCGCTCAACCGCCCTCAGGACGGCACGGAAGATTTTCGATGGACGCGTCTTCCCGCGCCCCTGACGCCTGCACAACGACCCCTTTTAGAGAGGACAGCTTCATGACCGGGTATACCTCGTTCGACGTCGCCCACCTGGGAAACGTGGAACTGCTGACCCCCGTCTTCGAGGAAAGCCTGTGGTTCTTCCGCGACCTGCTCGCCATGCGCGTCGTGGCGGAGACCAGCAGCGCCGGCACGAAGTCCGCCTACCTTCGCACCTGGGACGAATACCAGCTCTACACCGTCAAACTCACCGCCTCGGCCGATGCCGGCGTCGGGCGAACCACCTTCCGGGCCACCAGCCGGGAGGCACTGGAGCGCCGGGTCGCCGCCATCGAAGCCACCGGCCTGGGCATGGGCTGGGAAGACGGTGAAGTGGGAACCGGGCCCACCTATTCCTTCCGGGACCCCGACGGGCACCTCTTGGGCATCTATTACGAAACCGAACGGTACGTGGCCACGGACGACAAACCCGCCCTGAAGAACCAGGCCTCGGCCTTCCCCGGCCGGGGAGTCAACGCCCGGCGGCTGGACCACATCAATTTCCTGGCCAAGGACGTGGAGGCCAACGGGGAGTTCGTGGCCCAGGCGCTGTGCGGGCGGGAGAGTGAGCGCATCCGGCTCGACGACGGCGGATACGCCGCCTGGTGGTTCCACTTCAACAACAAGTCCTACGACATCGTGTATTCCGACGACTGGCTCAAGCACGGCAACCGGCTCCACCACGTGGCGTTCGCCCCCGATACCCGCGAGGACATCCTGAAGGCCGCGGACATCTTCCTTGAAAACGGCATCCACATCGAGTCCGGTCCGCACAAGCACGCCATCAACCAGACGTTCTTCCTGTATGTCTGGGAGCCCGGCGGCAACCGGATCGAACTGGCCAACGCCGGCGCCCGCCTGCTGCTTGACCCGGACTCGCCCGTGGTCGAGTGGAGCCAGGAGGAGCGCCGCAAAGGGCAGGCCTGGGGCATGAAAACCATCGAGACGTTCCATACGCACGGAACGCCGAACGTCAGCCAGTGAGAAAATTAAAGGATCCCGGCAGTACCGCACAGAGAGGTGCATCATCATGACCAACACAGTGGACACGTCCGCCCCGGTGACCACCGGCCTCTTCATCGGAGGCACCGAGCGCCAGGCCGCCGCCACCATGGAGATTGCCGATCCCGGCAAGCCCGGCACAGTGGTGGGCCACGCCGCGGCCGCCGGGCCGTCTGACGTCCAGGATGCCATCGCCGCGGCAAAGGCGGCCTACCCCGGATGGGCTGCCCTGGGGCTCAGGAGCGAGCGGACCGGATGCGGCAGGCGCTGGAAGGCATTGCGGACTTCCGCGATGAGGATGCAGCCATCCTTTCGCAGGAAAACGGCAAGATCCGCATGGAAGCCTGGGTGGACTCGCTGGTGTTCGAGATCAGGTGGAACCTCGCGCTGGAACTGGCTCCCGACGTCGACACCGCCAAGACGCTGCCGCCCGCGCCCGGCATTCCCGTCTCCACGTCTGTCACCTTCCAGCCCCTGGGCGTGGTGACGGTCATCGTGCCCTTCAACTGGCCCATTGCCATCCTCGCGGCCTCGCTGCCGCACGCACTGCTGGCAGGGAACACGGCAATCGTTAAGCCGCCGCCCACCGCGCCGCTGGCAACCACGCGCGTGGTCCAGCGGATTGCCGAAAAGCTTCCGCCAGGGGTGCTGAACGTGGTGACCGGCAAGGACGCGGACATGGCCGAACTCATCACCAGCCCGGACATTGCCAAGGTCTGCTTCACGGGAAGCGTGGGCGGCGGCAAGCGCATCATGGAAATGGCCGCGAAGTCCCTCACCCGCGTGACGCTTGAACTCGGCGGGAACGACGCCGCCGTCATCCTCCAGGACGCGGTCCTTGACGACACCCACCTGGACCGGCTCTATGCCGCCATCTTCGACACGACCGGCCAGATCTGCATGAACGCAAAGCGGGTCTACGTGCACCGTTCGCGCCTGGACGAGGTGGTGGACGGGCTCTCGCAGCGGCTTGAAAAGGCGGTCATCGGCTACGGGCTCGACGACGGGACCACCATGGGTCCGCTGCACTCCCCCGTGCAGAAAGCCTTCGTGGCCGAACTCATCGAGGAGGCCAAGGAAGCGGGCGCCGATGTCAGGGAGTTCGGCACCCTTCCCTCGGACCCTGAACTGCACGGCGGGAACTTCCTGCGCCCGGCACTGGTCATCGATCCGGACCCCTCGCTGCGGGTTGTCACCCAGGAACAGTTCGGGCCCGTGATCCCCCTGATCCCGTTCGACACGGAGGACGAGGCGGTGGAGGCGGCGAACGCCACCTGGGCGGGCCTGTGCGGTTCGGTGTGGACCGCCGACCCGGCAGCGGCCGACCGCGTGGGCGGCAGGCTGGTCTGCGGCTACGTCTGGGTGAACGACCACGGGGCAACCCGCCTGGACCTGCGCGCACCTTTCGGCGGCATGAAGCAGTCCGGCATGGGCCGGGAACAGGGCATCGAAGGGGTCCGGGCCTTCCAGGACACCCGCGCCATCGCCCATCTCGAACCGGGCGCAGCCGAAGGGTAGGGCCTGCGGACGGCCGGCAGGCAAGAAGGGATCAGCAATCCCCGAATAACTATCGACATTACCTATGCTCATAGGTAATCTTGGAGGCGGGTGCACCGCTGCACCCGCCGAAAGGATGACCTGATGGCGACTCGAACCATGCCCGCCCCCAACCGGGCAGCATCCCTGGAACTCATCAAGAACTTCTCGCTGGAGATGACCGGCAAGGACATTCCTGCCCTCATCGAGGCAAAGGACGGCATTCCGCCGGGCACCCGCATCAATGTCACCTTCCTCGGCAACGAGGACCTGGAGATGCGGGTGGCCGCGGCCAAGGCGGCCCGGGACCTGGGGTTCATCCCTGTGCCGCACGTTTCGGCGCGCCGGCTGAAGTCGAAGGGCGACTTTGAGGAGTTCCTTGGGCGGCTCCAGGAGGTGGGCGCCGCCGAGCATCTTTTCGTGGTGGGCGGCGACCCCGCAGAACCGGAGGGCCCGTACGGGGACTCCCTGGCACTGGTCAACACCGGGCTCCTGCAGCAGTACGGGGTTCGGGAGGTGGGAATCGGCGGGTATCCGGAAGGCCATCCGGACATCCGCAAGGAAGATCTCTGGCGTGCCCTGGAGGACAAGTCCGCAGCCCTCGCCGCGCAGGGGCTTAAGGCCTCCATCATCACGCAGTTCGCCTTCGACACGGCGCCGGTTGCCGCGTGGATCGACGAGGTCCGGGCCAGGGGCATCCAGGCTCCCATCCGCGTAGGCACGCCAGGCCCGGCCGGAGTCAAGCGGCTCCTCGGTTTCGCTCGGCGCTTCGGCGTGGGAGCCAACGCCATGATCGTGAAGAAATACGGCTTCTCGCTGACCAACCTGATGGGCGACGCCGGCCCGGACCGGTTCGTCAACGATCTGGCCGCCGTACTTGCAGACCACGCACCACGTCCGGACCACCACCTTCCGGCGCAGGTAGGGCTTCACTTCTACACTTTTGGCGGCCTGCTGGCCACGGCCAACTGGGTCCGGCACTTCACCGAAGAGGGCTAGGGCGGCAAGCCATGGTCCTGCACACCGAATCCCGCAAGGACCAGTCCTGCCTGATCGTCCACGGGCCGGACCAGCCGGGCATCGTGGCTGCCGTAGCCGCCCTGGTGACCCGCAACAGGGGAAACATCGTGTCCCTGGACCAATACTCCAGTGATCCTTCGTCGGGTGATTTCTTCCAGCGGGTGGTCTTCAACCGGCCGGACCTGTCCGCCGCCATGCCCGGGATCGAGGCCGACCTCGCCCGGACGCTCACGCCCCTGGGGCTGGCCTGGACGCTGACCGACCGCTCCATCCCCAAGCGCATGGCCATCCTGGTCTCCACCTCAGACCACTGCCTGCTCGAACTCCTGTGGCGGCACCGGAGGGGCGAACTGCCGGTGACCATCCCCATGGTGATCTCAAACCACACCAACACGGCGGAGGACGTGCGGTCCTTTGGTGTCCCGTTCTTCCACGTCCCTTCCGCCGGTCCGGACAAAGGCGCGGCCGAAGCCCAGATCCTGAAGCTCCTGGAAGGGAACGTGGACTTCGTGGTGCTGGCCCGGTACATGCAGATCCTGTCCCCCGGATTCCTGGACGCGGTTTCCGTACCGCTGATCAACATCCACCATTCCTTCCTGCCCGCGTTCGTGGGCGCCGCCCCCTACCGCAAGGCGAAGGACCGGGGCGTCAAGCTGATTGGCGCCACCTCGCACTACGTAACCAAGGACCTGGACGAGGGGCCCATCATCGAACAGGATGTGGCCCGCGTGACGCACGCCCACTCGGCGCAGGACCTCCAGGCGCGGGGCGCCTACGTGGAACGCGCGGTGCTCTCCCGCGCCGTCCAGTGGCATGCCGAAGACCGGGTCATCCGGCACGGCAACCAGACCATCGTCTTCTGAGACCCACCAACAATCCGATACAGAACAAGAGGTTCAACGTGGCACCGAAAAACCTGCAGGAAGTCCTCGACGCGTCGAAAGGGGCCGTGGATCTCCTCCGCAACTCCCAGATCGGCTCCTACATCTACCCGGTGGTGCCGGCCGACTTCCAGAACTGGATCAAGGAGCAGACCGCGTGGCGTCAGACGGCTGTGCTGTACGACCAGTCCCACCACATGGACAACCTGTTCCTGAAAGGCCCGGACGCCATCAAGCTGATCACGGCGACCGCCATCAACTCCACCGCCACCTTCCCGGTGAACAAAGCCAAGCAGTACGTGCCCACCACAGAGTCCGGGCACGTGATCGGCGACGGCATCCTCTTCCACGAGGCGGACGACGAGTACGTGTACGTGGGCCGCTCCCCGGCGGCCAACTGGCTGCTCTACCACGGCGAAACGGGCGGCTACCGGGACCTGGACATCACCGTGGACCGGCGCTCCCCGTCGCGGCCGTACGGCCACCCGGTGACCCGCCAGTACTACCGCTTCCAGATCCAGGGACCCAACGCCTGGCAGGTGATCGAAAAACTCAACGGCGGAGCCCTGGAGCAGCTCAAGTTCTTCAACATGTCCACCATGACCATTGCCGGCACCACGGTCCGCACGCTGCGCCACGGCATGGCCGGCGCGCCGGGACTGGAGGTGTGGGGACCGTACGCGGACCACGACCGCATCCGCGACGCGATCGTTGACGCCGGAGCCGAGTTCGGACTGGTCCCCGTCGGTTCCCGGGCGTACCCGTCCAACACCCTCGAATCGGGCTGGATCCCGTCTCCCCTTCCCGCCATCTACACCGGCGAAGCAGAGCGCGGCTACCGTGAATGGCTGCCGGCAGATGGCTACGAAGCAACCGGGACCCTGGCAGGATCCTTTGTGTCCGGGAACATCGAGGACTACTACCTGACCCCGTGGGAGCTGGGCTACGGCTCGTTCGTGAAATTCGACCACGACTTCATCGGCCGGGACGCGCTTCAGAAAATCGACCCCGCCGCCCAGCGCAGGAAAGTCACCCTGGCCTGGGACGCCGAAGATGTCACCTCCATCTTCGCGTCGCTGTTCGATGTGGACGGACCCAGCTACAAGTTCTTCGACCTGCCCTTGGCAAACTACGGCTCGGCCAACTACGACTCCGTGGTGGACGCCGACGGAACCGTGGTGGGCTACTCGATGTTCACCGGCTACAGCGCCAACGAACGCCGCGCCCTCTCGCTTGCAACGATTGATCCCAACGTTCCCGAAGGCACGGAACTGAAGGTGGTATGGGGTGAGCCCAACGGCGGCACTGCCAAGGCCGCCGTCGAACCCCATGTGCAGACCGAGGTGCGTGCGGTGGTCAGCCCCGTGCCCTACTCGACCGTGGCCCGCGCCACCTACCACGGCGGGTGGCGGACGAACTACCAGTCGGCCTAGGCTGGGGACCCCGGAGTGCGGGGGCGCGTGCGCCCCCGCACCTTCCTTGAGCCCTTGGAGGAGTACCGCATGAGCCTTCGGTACGCGCTGCTTGCGCTGCTGCGCGTGGGCCCGCTGTCAGGCTATGAACTGCAAAAGCAGTTCTCCATGTCGGTAGGCCACGTGTGGCACGCCCCCGACTCGCAGATCTACCCTGAGCTGCGCAAGATGGAGGCGGAAAACCTCATCGAAGGTGAGGAGCAGCCCCGGGGCCAGCGCGCCACGCGGCGGCTGTACCACGTGACGGATACCGGAAACCAGGCCTTCCTTGACTGGATGCAGACCCCCTTGGAGTACGCCCGGGTCCGCGACCCCGCCCACCTGCGGGCCGCCTACCTGGAAGCAGCGTCACCGGAGGCCGCGCGGGCGTTCTTCCGCCGGCATATGGACCAGTGGGAGTCCGAACTCGCCCAGTGGGAGGGTGAACTCCAGCGCATCGACCAGGTGGACAACCCAATGCTGGTGCGCCGCCTGGCCGTAACGGATCCGGCCGACCGTGAACGGACCATAGCCTTTAAGCGGTTTACCTACGAGGGCCTGGTGGACCGGGCCCATGTGGAGATCGCGTGGGCCCGGCGCGGGCTGGAACTGGTGGACACCCTCGAGTCCGGGGGCGGCGCCCGGCCGGAGCCGAGCGCCGCCCGCGCCTAGCGGATACCGCCCTGGTCAGCCAAAGTTCTCGGCCGTTGCGTAGCCCTTGCCGTTGTACTTCTGCACCACCACCGAGGACACTGCCGGCTGGCCGTCCACCGTGGTGTTGACCGACGTACCTTCCAGCATCAGCGGCGCCTTCAGGTCCTTGATGTCCCGCAGCGCCGTCATGAAGCTGTCCCGGGTGGGTTCCTTCATGTTCTGGAACGCCTTCTCAAGGGTGGCGCCCACCATGTAGCTCCACATGCAGTGCGGGAAGGCCGGCATATCCGGGTAGTTCCCGTACTTCTTGAGTTCGTCAAGGAATTTCACGACGTCGGGGTCCTTGGCGAACGAAGGGCTCTGCGGTGCCTTGGCAAAGGACACCGAGTAGATGCCGGGGTAGGCGGCAGCACCGCCGGGCTCAAGGATCGCAGTGGGGCTGGACGTATTGGAGGGCAGGAACCAGCTGGGCTTCCAGCCGATCTGCTGCGCCTTCTGCAGCGCGGCGATGGTCAGCGGCGTGATGGACATGGCGTTGAAGAAGACGTCCGCTCCGGAGGAGGCCAGCTGGGTGAGCTGGGCATCAACGGATGTGTCGGTGGCCTCGTAAGTCTGCTCCCCCACCACCGAGATGTTGGATGCTCCCTGGATGGCTTCCTTGAAGCCGGCAACGTAGCCCTTGCCGTAGTCATCGTTCTGCGACAGGATGGCCACCTTGTGCTGCGCGCCCGACTTCGCCAGGAGCTTGCCGAAGGCGCCCCCCTCATTCTGGTAGATGGGCACGAAGCCCAGTTGCCACGGGCTCTGCTTCCGGTCGCTGAAGAGCGGGTCACCGGTCATCACCAGCACCTGCGGGACTTTCTGGCTGATCGCGGCGTCGCGGAAAGCACGGTTGGTGGGGGTGCCCAGGCCGGCCGTGGCGGCAAAGACGTTGTCCGACACCATCTGCTGGAAGTTGGCCAGCGACTTTTGCGGATCGTAGGCGTCGTCGTAGGACTTGATGTTCACGGTTCGCGTCTTGCCGTCGCCAAACTTCACGCCGCCGGCGGCGTTCGCGGCACCGAAGTAGGCCGAGACGCCGGCCACGGTGCACTTGCCCGGCCCTGCGGTGGCGCCGCTAAGGGGGGTGGTGATGCCAAGCGTGATCGCCGAGTCCGTGATCCCGGGAGAGGACGCAGAACCGCCGCCGCCCTGGCCGCCGCTATCGCCCCTGCAGCCGGACAGGGAGAGCGCGAGGGCGGCTGTCACGGCAACGATGCCAAGTACCCCGCCGGGCTTCTTTCTCATGTTCATGGTCCATCTTGCCTCTCTGTTTGTTCATGTCCCTCCAGCGCATCGTCCGGAACCGGGCGGTGCGCTGGAGCGGTCTGCTGGGAAGTCTCCCGAACCGGGCCGGCGGAGGACCGGCGGCCCGTGGAGCGGCCGGCACCGGTCCGGCGGGTCAGCCGCCGCACCACCCGGGGCACGCTCACCAGGCCGCCGGGCAGCAGGAACAGCACCGCGAGAAGGATGGCGCCCTGGCTGACGGTGGTGAGGTTGGGATCGATGGCGTTGGTCAGCTGTGGGACGAAGACGTAGTAGGCGCCGCCAAGGAGGGACCCGGCGATGCTGCCCGCGCCGCCGATGACCATGGCGGCCAGGAGGCTGATGGAGTGGCCGAAACTGAGCGTCTCAGGCGAGGTGTACTGCACGGCGGCGAGGTACAGGAAGCCGCTGGCCCCGCCGAAGATGGAGGCGATGGTAAAGGCGAGCACCTTGGTCCGGTAGGGGGAAATGCCCATGGAGGCCGCGACAGCCTCGTTCTCCCGGACCGCCGCGAACGCCCGCCCGTACTTGCCCCGGACCAGGCTCCGCGCCAGCAGGAAGGCCGCGGTTGCCACCACCAGGACGATGTAGAACTGCCATTGGTCGTTGTCCAGCCCGGACCAGTCGGGGGCGTCCGTGAACCGTGCGGAGATCCCCTGCGAGCCGCCGGTGAATTCGGAGAGGCGCTTGGCCAGGGGTACCCCGACGATGGGGAGGGCGATGGTGACCATCGCGATCGCCAGGCCGCCCAGGCGTGCGGCCGCGAGGGCCACCAGCAGCCCCACCACACCGGCCACGGCGCAGGCCGCGACGAACACCAGCAGGATGTTCCAGCCGTGGTTGACGCCGTAGGCGGTGACATAGGCTCCCAGCCCCACAAAGAAGATCTGCCCGAGGTTGACCTGGCCGGTGTAGCCCATGACGATGTTCAGCCCGAGCACCGCCACCGCATAGACACCGATGCGGACCAGCGTCTGGTTCGCAAAGGCCGGCAGGGCCAGTGGGGCCACGATCAGCACAATGGCCGCGAGGGCGGCGAGGAGTACCCGGACCCATGGCCTGCGTGCAGTGGCGGCAGCGGCATTCATCAGACCCTCACCACGACCTTCCTGCCGAACAGGCCTTGGGGACGGACGATGAGGATGACGAAGATCAGCGCGAAGGGCACGGCGATTTTGAGGTCGTGGCCGATGAGGGGAACGTAGACGGCCACCAGGTTTTCCAGGACACCGATTGCGGATGCCGCCACCACGCAGCCGATGGGACTGGTCAGGCCGCCGAGGATCACGGCGGCGAGCGCGTAAACGAGGGCGGTGTCCAGCATGCCGGGCGTCAACGTCAGCTGCGGAGCAACCAGGACGCCGGCAATCGCCCCCAGGGTGGCAGCGAGTCCCCAGCCCACCATGAGCAGGCGGCCCACCGGCAGGCCCGAAAAAGCGGCCGACGCCGGGTTGTCGGCAACGGCGCGGAGGGCCAGTCCCAGCTTGGTGCGCAGGAAGAGCAGTTGCAGGACCACCATGATCACAACGATGGTCACGGCGGTGGCAAGGGACCTGACGCTGACGACGGCCCCGAGGATTTCAACGCTGGTCAGCGGGAAGAGCGACGGGAACCCCAGGTTGTTGTAGCCCCACAGGACCGCGCAGATACCGGTGACCAGGGTGAGCAGGCCGATTGTCACCACCACTGCGGTGTCCGGATCTCCCCGTTCAAACCGCCGGATCAGGAAACGTTCCACCAGTGCGCCGAAGAGGAAGGACAGGACAATGGCAATGATGATGGCCAGGATGAGCGGCAGGCCGAGCTGCACGAACGCGTAGGCGAGGTAGGCGGACAGCACCGCCATGCCGCCCTGCGCGAAGTTGATCAGGCCGGTGGCCTGGTTCACCAGCACGATTGCCAGGGCCAGGGCCGCGTAGATGGAGCCGGTGGCCAGGCCGTCGACGACGAGTTGGATGAAGGTTCCCATTCGGTCAGCCCCCCAGGTAGGCGCGGCGGATTTCGTCCATGCCCTTGAGTTCGGCCGAGGTTCCGGTGAGGACATTCCGGCCCGTTTCCAGGACGGTGGCGGTGTCCACGAGGGAGAATGCGAGGTTTGCATTCTGTTCCACCACCAGCATCGCGATCCCGGATTCGAGCCGTAGCCGCCGGATGGCCTGGTACACCGTTTTGGCGGTGCTCGGTGCCAGCCCCAGCGAGGCTTCGTCCAGGAGCAACAGTTTGGGTTTGGCCATGAAGGCGCGGCCAACCGCGAGCATTTGTTGTTCGCCGCCCGAAAGCGCTGCTGCCCGCGAGCCAACCCTGTCCTGCAGTTGCGGAAACAGGTCCAGGCAGTAGTCGATGTCACCGGCGATGGCCTTCCGGTCCTTGCGCAGGTAGGAGCCCACCATCAGGTTCTCCCGCACGCTCAGCTGGCCCAGGGTGCCCCGCCCTTCAGGTACGTGTGCTACGCCGAGTGCTGCCACTTGGTCCGGCCGGAGGCCCCTGATGTCCCTGCCATCGAACCGGATGCTGCCGCCGGTCCGGACGCTGCCGCTGATGGCCCGGAGCGTGGTGGTTTTGCCCGCACCGTTCGCGCCCAGGATACCCACGGATCCGCCCTCCGGGACGCTGAGGGAGACCCCCTCCAGGACCTGCACGGGGCCGTAGGACGCTGTGACGCCGGTCAGTTCAAGCAGCGTCATCCGCGGCGTCCTTTCCGATGTAGGCCTCAATGACGCGGGGATCGGACTGGGCTTCCGCCGCGGTTCCCGACATCAGCTTCCGCCCGTGGTCCAGGACCACCACCTGGTCCGTCAGAGCGGAAATAAGTCCCATGTGGTGCTCCACGATGATGATGGTGAGGTCCTGCTCAGCGCGGAGGCGCTTCACGGTGGCGATGAGCTGTTCAACCTCCCCATGCGACAGGCCGGCTGCCGGTTCATCGAGAAGGAGCAACGTGGGCCTGGAAAGCAGCGCCCGCCACAGCTCGATGCCCTTGTGGAGCCCGTGGGACAGTTCGTCGGCAGGCACGTCCGCCGCCCATCCCAGCCCGGCGTTGGCCAGGAGGTCGAGTGCCTCGGCGCGGACGGCGCGCTCGGCGCGGACGGTGTACGGCATCCGCAGCGCCCACGAGACCGGGCCGCCTGGCAGCCGCGTGTGGCCCCCGAGGAGCACGTTCTGCAGGACTGTGGCGTTCAGCTGGAGCGCCGGGTGCTGGAAGGTGCGGGCAAGTCCAAGGCGTGCCATCCGGGACGGGGCACTGCCGGACACCTCGGTCCCGTCGATGGAAACTGAACCGGAACTGGGCTTGTAGTGGCCGCTGATGCAATTGAACAGGGATGTCTTGCCGGCACCGTTCGGGCCCACCAGGCCGAAGATCACGCCGGGCTCGACGTCGAAACTGACGTCCTGCAGCACCTTGACCCCGCCGAAGTGCAGGCTGACGTCCTTGAGGCTCAGGCTCGCGGCCACCCTGTACCTTCCTGTTGCATCATCGCTAGGAATGGATGCAGTTGATCACCACTGCACGAAACCGACGCTACGGATCGCGGACGAAATTGTCAACGATTTTGCACTCGGTTTGCGCCAACGGCTCCAGCCGCCGCTCAGCCGCCCGCAACAGACTGGATAACCAGCACTTCCTGGCCCGGCGCTACCTCGGTTTCCAGGCCCTGAAGCCGCCGCACCTCGTCACCGCCGACGTAGATGTTGACGAATCTGCGCAGCGCCCCGGTCTCGTCCCGGAGCCGGCGTCCCAGCACGGCATAGTCGGCGGCGACGGCATCGAGCAGGTGCCCCACCGTTACCGGCCCGTCGGCCGGAGTGGAGAGCACGGGTTGTCCGCCGGCCAGGGGTTGCAGGACACTGGGCAACAGCAGCGAAATCTCAGGCACCGGCTACCACTGCCGCCCGGACGCAGAGGACGTCCGGCAGGTGGGACGCTACCTCCGTGAACGTCTCCCCTTCATCAGCACTCGCGTAGACGGTCCCGCCCCGCGTGCCGAAGTAGACCCCGGCCGGTTCGGCCGTGTCCACCGAGGCAGCGTCCCTGAGCACACTGTTGTATTCCTGCTCGGGGAGGCCGGCGCTGAGCCCCATCCAGGTGTTCCCGGCGTCGTCCGTGCGATGGACGGCGAGCTTTCCGTCCGGAGGGATGCGTTCGCCGTCGGCCTTCAGCGGTATCACCCAGGCGGTGCCGTCCCGGCGCGGATGCGTCAGCATGACGAAGCCGAAGTCGGCCGGCAGGCCCTCCGCGATGGAGTTCCAGCTGTCGGCATTGTCGTCGGTCCGGTAGACCCCGTGGTGGTTCTGTGCGTAGAGGCGTCCTTCGACGGCGGCATCCGCGGCGATCTTGTGCACGCACTGGCCGAACTCCGGGTTGGGGTCCGGCATGAAGTAGGCCGAGATGCCCTTGTTGCGCGCTTCCCAGGACGACCCGCCGTCCAGCGAGCGGTACACACCTCCGGTGCTCATGGCGACGTGCACGGTTTCGCCCGCCGGGTCCACCACGATCGAATGTGCCGCCGCACCGCCGTAGCCTGCTCCCCACTCACTGCGGTGCGGGTGGTCCCACAGGCCCCGGTTCAACTCGAAGTGCTCGCCGCCGTCGGTCGATTTCCATACGGAGATGGGCTCCGCCCCCGCCCACACCACCCCGGGCCGGGACTCGGCGTCCGGGTAGATCTGCCATACGCGCTCCACGGCGGCGCCGGTGTCGCCAGGAAAGGTTATGGCGCCGTGTTCCGGCTCGGACCAGGTGGCACCAAGGTCATCGGAGTGTGCAACGGTGGGTCCCCAGTGCGGGCTGCGGACTCCCACCAGGATCCTGGTGCGGCCCTCCCGGGTATCGATTCCGATGCTGGGGATTTCGGCCATGAGGAAG comes from Pseudarthrobacter sp. NIBRBAC000502770 and encodes:
- a CDS encoding branched-chain amino acid ABC transporter permease, coding for MNAAAATARRPWVRVLLAALAAIVLIVAPLALPAFANQTLVRIGVYAVAVLGLNIVMGYTGQVNLGQIFFVGLGAYVTAYGVNHGWNILLVFVAACAVAGVVGLLVALAAARLGGLAIAMVTIALPIVGVPLAKRLSEFTGGSQGISARFTDAPDWSGLDNDQWQFYIVLVVATAAFLLARSLVRGKYGRAFAAVRENEAVAASMGISPYRTKVLAFTIASIFGGASGFLYLAAVQYTSPETLSFGHSISLLAAMVIGGAGSIAGSLLGGAYYVFVPQLTNAIDPNLTTVSQGAILLAVLFLLPGGLVSVPRVVRRLTRRTGAGRSTGRRSSAGPVRETSQQTAPAHRPVPDDALEGHEQTERQDGP
- a CDS encoding branched-chain amino acid ABC transporter permease is translated as MGTFIQLVVDGLATGSIYAALALAIVLVNQATGLINFAQGGMAVLSAYLAYAFVQLGLPLILAIIIAIVLSFLFGALVERFLIRRFERGDPDTAVVVTIGLLTLVTGICAVLWGYNNLGFPSLFPLTSVEILGAVVSVRSLATAVTIVVIMVVLQLLFLRTKLGLALRAVADNPASAAFSGLPVGRLLMVGWGLAATLGAIAGVLVAPQLTLTPGMLDTALVYALAAVILGGLTSPIGCVVAASAIGVLENLVAVYVPLIGHDLKIAVPFALIFVILIVRPQGLFGRKVVVRV
- a CDS encoding ABC transporter ATP-binding protein, whose translation is MTLLELTGVTASYGPVQVLEGVSLSVPEGGSVGILGANGAGKTTTLRAISGSVRTGGSIRFDGRDIRGLRPDQVAALGVAHVPEGRGTLGQLSVRENLMVGSYLRKDRKAIAGDIDYCLDLFPQLQDRVGSRAAALSGGEQQMLAVGRAFMAKPKLLLLDEASLGLAPSTAKTVYQAIRRLRLESGIAMLVVEQNANLAFSLVDTATVLETGRNVLTGTSAELKGMDEIRRAYLGG
- a CDS encoding ABC transporter ATP-binding protein, which codes for MAASLSLKDVSLHFGGVKVLQDVSFDVEPGVIFGLVGPNGAGKTSLFNCISGHYKPSSGSVSIDGTEVSGSAPSRMARLGLARTFQHPALQLNATVLQNVLLGGHTRLPGGPVSWALRMPYTVRAERAVRAEALDLLANAGLGWAADVPADELSHGLHKGIELWRALLSRPTLLLLDEPAAGLSHGEVEQLIATVKRLRAEQDLTIIIVEHHMGLISALTDQVVVLDHGRKLMSGTAAEAQSDPRVIEAYIGKDAADDAA
- a CDS encoding MoaD/ThiS family protein; the encoded protein is MPEISLLLPSVLQPLAGGQPVLSTPADGPVTVGHLLDAVAADYAVLGRRLRDETGALRRFVNIYVGGDEVRRLQGLETEVAPGQEVLVIQSVAGG
- a CDS encoding exo-alpha-sialidase, translating into MVRMATAAESFILAIGTKKGLWLATSRDRREWSFSGPHFLMAEIPSIGIDTREGRTRILVGVRSPHWGPTVAHSDDLGATWSEPEHGAITFPGDTGAAVERVWQIYPDAESRPGVVWAGAEPISVWKSTDGGEHFELNRGLWDHPHRSEWGAGYGGAAAHSIVVDPAGETVHVAMSTGGVYRSLDGGSSWEARNKGISAYFMPDPNPEFGQCVHKIAADAAVEGRLYAQNHHGVYRTDDNADSWNSIAEGLPADFGFVMLTHPRRDGTAWVIPLKADGERIPPDGKLAVHRTDDAGNTWMGLSAGLPEQEYNSVLRDAASVDTAEPAGVYFGTRGGTVYASADEGETFTEVASHLPDVLCVRAAVVAGA